One window from the genome of Erwinia sorbitola encodes:
- a CDS encoding respiratory chain complex I subunit 1 family protein has product MNTSFLLADPLWPLALLQAMALLALAPLFAGFSRVMRARMHNRQGPGVLQEYRDIAKLLTRQSVAPAAAGVAFRSMPYLLTGGLLAIATALPVVTLASPIGAAGDLIAVIYLFAIVRFVFAIAGLDTGSTFTGIGASREAVLGVLVEPILLLGLWIAALIAGSTSLGAIAARVLHWPLSSSLTLVLAGLACAFATYIEMGKLPFDMAEAEQELQEGPLTEYSGAALGVLKIGISLKQLVVLQLFLGLFFPFGLAEQLTPLALLTAALLCLVKLLIALFLVALIENSVARLRFLKTSRTTWAGFGLAFLALVSWLVAG; this is encoded by the coding sequence ATGAACACTTCATTTTTACTTGCGGATCCGTTGTGGCCGCTGGCGCTGCTTCAGGCCATGGCGTTACTGGCGCTCGCGCCGTTGTTTGCCGGATTTAGCCGGGTGATGCGTGCACGGATGCACAACCGTCAGGGGCCGGGCGTATTACAGGAATACCGTGATATCGCCAAACTGCTGACCCGCCAGAGTGTTGCGCCCGCCGCAGCCGGTGTCGCGTTTCGCAGCATGCCGTATCTGCTGACCGGAGGCTTACTGGCGATCGCCACCGCGCTGCCGGTGGTAACGCTGGCATCGCCAATCGGCGCTGCGGGCGATCTGATCGCTGTTATCTACCTGTTTGCCATCGTGCGTTTTGTGTTTGCGATTGCCGGTCTCGATACCGGCAGCACCTTCACCGGCATTGGTGCCAGCCGTGAAGCGGTGCTCGGTGTGCTGGTTGAACCGATTCTGCTGCTCGGGCTGTGGATTGCAGCGCTGATAGCGGGTTCAACCTCTCTTGGTGCTATTGCGGCTCGCGTTCTGCACTGGCCGCTGTCCTCCTCTTTAACCCTCGTTCTGGCGGGTCTGGCCTGTGCCTTCGCCACCTATATCGAAATGGGCAAGCTGCCGTTCGATATGGCGGAAGCGGAACAGGAATTACAGGAAGGCCCGCTGACCGAATATTCCGGCGCGGCGCTGGGCGTACTGAAAATCGGTATCAGCCTGAAACAGCTGGTGGTGTTACAGCTGTTCCTCGGCCTGTTTTTCCCGTTCGGACTGGCGGAGCAGTTAACGCCGCTGGCGCTGCTGACCGCCGCGCTGTTGTGCCTGGTGAAACTGCTGATCGCGCTATTTCTGGTCGCGCTAATCGAGAACAGCGTCGCCCGTCTGCGCTTTCTTAAAACGTCCCGCACCACCTGGGCGGGGTTCGGGCTGGCGTTTCTGGCGCTGGTTTCCTGGCTGGTCGCAGGCTGA
- a CDS encoding hydrogenase large subunit has product MSEFNTALNQNPVGNEYLAALAKQFPSAILGSEWQTDTQATVTIRLNWLPEVVEWLYYQRGGWLSVLFGNDERTLCGNYALYYVLSMEKGVKCWITVRAEVDPVSLEFPSVTPRVPAAVWGEREVRDMYGLRPVGLPDERRLVLPDDWPDDLYPLRKDAMDYRQRPAPTTDEETYPFISEAKEGSKIVPIGPLHVTSDEPGHFRLFVDGEDIIDADYRLFYVHRGMEKLAETRMGYNEVTFLSDRVCGICGFTHSVAYTSSVENAMGIVVPERAQMIRSILLEVERLHSHLLNLGLACHFVGFDSGFMQFFRVREQSMKMAEILTGARKTYGMNLIGGMRRDILKDDMIATIALAGSMRRELNELVDILLSTPNTAQRSVGVGILDPLVARDFSNVGPMVRGSGFQRDMRQDHPYAGYAKLPFELCSETGNDVYSRLKVRIHEVFNALNMIEFGLQSLPGGPLAVEGFNYIPHRFALGFAEAPRGDDIHWSMTGDNQKLFRWRCRAATYANWPTLRYMLRGNTVSDAPLIIGSLDPCYSCTDRMTVVDVRKKTSIVIPYKEIERYGIERKNSPL; this is encoded by the coding sequence ATGAGTGAGTTCAATACCGCATTAAATCAAAACCCGGTCGGTAACGAGTATCTGGCTGCGCTGGCGAAGCAGTTTCCGTCGGCGATTTTAGGCAGTGAATGGCAGACCGACACCCAGGCGACCGTCACCATCAGGCTGAACTGGCTGCCGGAAGTGGTCGAATGGCTCTATTACCAGCGTGGGGGCTGGCTTTCCGTCTTATTCGGCAATGACGAACGTACGCTGTGCGGCAACTACGCCCTCTATTATGTGCTGTCGATGGAGAAGGGCGTGAAGTGCTGGATCACCGTGCGTGCCGAAGTGGATCCGGTGTCGCTGGAGTTCCCGTCAGTAACCCCGCGCGTGCCGGCTGCGGTATGGGGCGAGCGCGAAGTGCGGGATATGTACGGGCTACGCCCTGTCGGGCTGCCGGACGAACGCCGTCTGGTGCTGCCGGATGACTGGCCGGATGATTTATATCCGCTGCGCAAAGACGCGATGGATTACCGTCAGCGTCCTGCACCAACTACGGACGAAGAGACCTATCCGTTTATTTCCGAGGCCAAAGAAGGCAGCAAAATTGTGCCGATTGGTCCGCTGCACGTCACCTCTGACGAACCCGGACATTTTCGTCTGTTTGTTGATGGTGAAGACATTATCGATGCCGATTACCGCCTGTTCTATGTGCACCGTGGCATGGAAAAACTGGCGGAAACGCGTATGGGCTATAACGAAGTCACCTTTCTGTCAGACCGGGTTTGCGGCATCTGCGGCTTCACGCACAGCGTGGCATACACCTCCTCCGTAGAGAACGCGATGGGTATTGTGGTGCCGGAACGCGCCCAGATGATCCGTTCGATTTTGCTGGAGGTCGAACGTCTGCACAGCCATCTGCTCAACCTCGGCCTGGCCTGTCATTTTGTCGGTTTTGATTCCGGTTTCATGCAGTTTTTCCGCGTTCGTGAACAGTCGATGAAGATGGCTGAAATCCTCACCGGCGCACGTAAAACGTATGGCATGAACCTGATTGGCGGTATGCGCCGCGACATTCTCAAAGATGACATGATCGCCACCATTGCTCTGGCGGGCAGCATGCGCCGTGAGCTTAACGAGCTTGTCGATATCCTGCTCAGTACTCCCAATACCGCACAACGCAGCGTTGGCGTTGGCATTCTGGATCCGCTGGTGGCACGAGATTTCAGCAACGTCGGGCCGATGGTACGCGGCAGCGGCTTCCAGCGCGATATGCGTCAGGATCATCCTTATGCCGGTTACGCCAAACTGCCATTTGAACTGTGCAGTGAAACCGGTAACGACGTCTATTCGCGCCTGAAAGTGCGCATCCACGAAGTGTTTAACGCGCTGAATATGATCGAGTTTGGCCTGCAAAGCCTGCCAGGCGGCCCGCTGGCGGTAGAAGGTTTCAACTATATTCCGCACCGTTTTGCCCTCGGTTTCGCCGAAGCACCACGCGGTGACGACATTCACTGGAGCATGACCGGCGACAACCAAAAGCTGTTCCGCTGGCGTTGCCGGGCGGCGACTTACGCCAACTGGCCAACGCTGCGCTACATGCTGCGCGGCAATACAGTCTCCGATGCACCGCTGATCATCGGCAGCCTCGATCCCTGTTATTCCTGCACCGACCGAATGACGGTTGTCGATGTACGTAAGAAAACGTCCATCGTCATCCCTTACAAAGAGATCGAACGTTACGGCATCGAACGTAAAAATTCGCCGCTTTGA
- a CDS encoding formate hydrogenlyase complex iron-sulfur subunit, protein MLKLIKKVLKTGTATVAYPFKPLDLAANFRGKPQYTAKQCIACGACANACPSNALTMTTAEDGETIRWSLFLGRCIFCARCEEVCPTAAIRLSQEFELAVWRKEDLFETADFPICHCRACGKPYAVQKEIDFALSLLQESAALSDRQIADRRDQYETCPECKKLHSLSSSDRIDIGRHMTTEAH, encoded by the coding sequence ATGCTGAAACTAATCAAAAAAGTGCTTAAAACCGGCACCGCAACCGTAGCTTATCCGTTTAAGCCGCTGGATCTGGCAGCGAATTTTCGCGGCAAACCGCAATATACCGCTAAACAGTGTATTGCCTGCGGTGCGTGCGCTAATGCCTGTCCGTCTAACGCGCTGACCATGACCACAGCAGAAGACGGCGAAACCATTCGCTGGTCGCTGTTTTTAGGTCGCTGTATTTTCTGCGCCCGCTGTGAGGAGGTCTGTCCGACGGCAGCCATCAGACTGTCGCAGGAGTTTGAACTGGCGGTCTGGCGTAAAGAAGATCTGTTTGAGACCGCGGATTTTCCCATCTGCCATTGCCGCGCCTGCGGTAAGCCTTACGCCGTACAAAAGGAGATCGATTTTGCTCTCAGCCTGTTGCAGGAGAGTGCCGCACTGAGCGATCGACAAATTGCTGACCGCCGTGACCAGTACGAAACCTGCCCCGAATGCAAAAAACTGCACAGTCTCTCCTCCTCGGATCGTATTGATATTGGGCGGCACATGACAACGGAGGCTCACTGA